The following are from one region of the Scylla paramamosain isolate STU-SP2022 chromosome 23, ASM3559412v1, whole genome shotgun sequence genome:
- the LOC135112415 gene encoding interleukin enhancer-binding factor 3 homolog isoform X1 — MAAPQRPSRRRVPRQLPSRRPSVPTWEAVPPINTPAVDPKLTEPMKAESNFPFQSTEPVKVPNPAKQVPEGAASMHPVMVLHQMKPGLLYNTNQTTRDNKPFFTVTADIDGKEFSGKGTNVKKAKFFLANTAILGLYGVESTFEISA, encoded by the exons ATGGCGGCCCCACAGCGGCCGTCAAGGAGGAGAGTCCCCAGGCAGCTGCCTTCACGGAGGCCATCTGTGCCCACCTGGGAGGCCGTGCCCCCAATAAACACCCCGGCTGTGGATCCCAAG ttaaCCGAGCCAATGAAAGCAGAATCAAACTTTCCATTCCAGTCAACTGAACCTGTGAAAGTTCCCAATCCGGCCAAGCAGGTCCCAGAAGGTGCGGCGTCCATGCACCCCGTGATGGTGCTGCACCAGATGAAGCCTGGCCTGCTGTACAACACTAACCAGACCACCAGGGATAACAAGCCTTTCTTCACCGTCACCGCCGACATCGATGGCAAGGAGTTCTCAGGCAAGG GGACAAATGTGAAGAAAGCCAAGTTCTTCCTGGCCAACACAGCAATACTGGGACTGTACGGGGTAGAATCCACCTTTGAGATCTCCGCTTAA
- the LOC135112415 gene encoding interleukin enhancer-binding factor 3 homolog isoform X2: MAAPQRPSRRRVPRQLPSRRPSVPTWEAVPPINTPAVDPKSTEPVKVPNPAKQVPEGAASMHPVMVLHQMKPGLLYNTNQTTRDNKPFFTVTADIDGKEFSGKGTNVKKAKFFLANTAILGLYGVESTFEISA; the protein is encoded by the exons ATGGCGGCCCCACAGCGGCCGTCAAGGAGGAGAGTCCCCAGGCAGCTGCCTTCACGGAGGCCATCTGTGCCCACCTGGGAGGCCGTGCCCCCAATAAACACCCCGGCTGTGGATCCCAAG TCAACTGAACCTGTGAAAGTTCCCAATCCGGCCAAGCAGGTCCCAGAAGGTGCGGCGTCCATGCACCCCGTGATGGTGCTGCACCAGATGAAGCCTGGCCTGCTGTACAACACTAACCAGACCACCAGGGATAACAAGCCTTTCTTCACCGTCACCGCCGACATCGATGGCAAGGAGTTCTCAGGCAAGG GGACAAATGTGAAGAAAGCCAAGTTCTTCCTGGCCAACACAGCAATACTGGGACTGTACGGGGTAGAATCCACCTTTGAGATCTCCGCTTAA